CTCGTAGACCTTCGGGAGTCGATCGACGAGCACGAACAGGCGGCGCTCGAGCCGGGCCGGAACGACCCCGATCCCGTCCACGAGCTCGGAGAGTTCCTCGGCCGTTAACGCCCCGGTTACGATCGCCAGCGTCGCGTACACCGCCGCGCCGAGCGGCGGCACGACGACGAGCGCGAGGATCGCCGAAGGGAGCACTACCGCGACCGGGACGATCACGGCGGCGGTTACCCCGCTCGAGACGAGGACCGGTCGCCATCGGACTCCGGCGAGCGGTCGGTACCCCAGATAGCGCGCGGCCAGCGACTGGAAACCTACGAGGCTTCCGTACCCGATCGAGGTCGCGACCGCTGCACCGGCCATCCCGTACGCCGGAATTAGCGCCAGGTTGAGGACCAGGTTGACGAGCGAACAGCCGCCCGTCGCGACCAGGAGCGGTCGCAGGGATCGTCGTCCCTGGTTGATCGCGAGCGTCGGCCGTGCGACCGCGAATCCGACGACGCCGGGCAGGAGCAACAGCAGCGGCGTGATCGACGGCTCGAACGCAGTCCCGAGGTAGAGCGGGACGAAGTCGGTCGCGAGCGCGGCGACTCCGACCGCGAGCAGCGTCGTGAACAGGAAGACGTACCGGGTGGCTCGATTGGCCTGTCGATGGATGGCCTCGAGGTCGCCGCTCGCCCAGAGGTTCGAGATCCGCTGCAGGAGGACGAGTTGGACCGCCGTCGGCGCGAGCCAGAGGAACTCGGCGATCGAGAGGGCGCCCCTGTAGTAG
This DNA window, taken from Natronococcus sp. CG52, encodes the following:
- a CDS encoding oligosaccharide flippase family protein gives rise to the protein MADSLSSAVRLVVASKLFVVLAGFFFTPALVRLLGPTEYGQYALVLSIFGIVNIVVIGGTSDAVRKYISERSDPAWQAAVYGYVFWPALGLGLLVGAAFWVAAWTGLAARAFGGPFTSLFYLLGGYAVASQLAYHNLRTLMGLERESRSEPLKVVEKTLFVTVALALVYAGLGVEGVLVGHIVASAAAFALALVFIAQSIPLRSLVSPPSIDLPKRGIVGYLGSTILFFLFLNSLYHVDVILLQRWTTDETVGYYRGALSIAEFLWLAPTAVQLVLLQRISNLWASGDLEAIHRQANRATRYVFLFTTLLAVGVAALATDFVPLYLGTAFEPSITPLLLLLPGVVGFAVARPTLAINQGRRSLRPLLVATGGCSLVNLVLNLALIPAYGMAGAAVATSIGYGSLVGFQSLAARYLGYRPLAGVRWRPVLVSSGVTAAVIVPVAVVLPSAILALVVVPPLGAAVYATLAIVTGALTAEELSELVDGIGVVPARLERRLFVLVDRLPKVYE